The Montipora foliosa isolate CH-2021 chromosome 1, ASM3666993v2, whole genome shotgun sequence genome has a window encoding:
- the LOC137973615 gene encoding zinc finger protein 431-like, which produces MSPLAAFLFLELPICFPNASTCLVDLVLLEGSLFYFTTWLNFGGQLKTHQLTHTGDKPYKCEKCDKAFSHSGYLKKHQQTHTGEKPFACNQCVKAFATFKDLKTHQRTHTGEKPYQCDTCDKAFSTSSSLKNHQRRHKGEKPHTCGRQCDKAFTTAYHLQQHRFTHTGDKPHACVQCSKAFSTKEGLKKHQQTHTGEKPFACNQCEKAFASSSDLKKHQRTHTGEKPFACEQCAKAFKTGSQMKIHQRIHTGDKPYKCDQCDKIFTQRCHLHKHKRKMHPNFYEVKVGY; this is translated from the exons ATGTCACCTCTTGCTGCCTTTCTTTTTCTAGAGCTTCCAATTTGCTTTCCAAACGCGTCAACCTGTCTTGTAGATCTTGTTTTGCTGGAGG GAAGCCTATTTTATTTTACTACTTGGTTAAATTTTGGGGGGCAATTGAAAACGCACCAGCTTACGCACACGGGAGACAAACCCTACAAATGTGAAAAGTGTGATAAAGCTTTTTCACATTCtggatatttaaaaaaacaccAACAAACGCACACGGGAGAGAAACCGTTTGCCTGCAACCAATGTGTGAAAGCTTTTGCTACTTTTAAAGACTTAAAAACCCACCAGCGAACGCATACGGGCGAGAAACCGTACCAGTGTGACACATGTGATAAAGCTTTTTCGACCTCTAGCAGTTTGAAAAATCATCAACGAAGGCATAAGGGTGAAAAACCTCATACGTGTGGCCGCCAGTGTGATAAAGCTTTTACAACCGCTTATCATTTACAACAACACCGGTTTACGCACACAGGCGACAAACCTCATGCTTGTGTCCAATGTTCCAAAGCTTTTTCAACCAAGGAGGGATTAAAAAAACACCAACAAACGCACACGGGAGAGAAACCGTTTGCCTGCAACCAATGCGAGAAAGCTTTTGCAAGCTCTTCAGATTTAAAAAAACATCAGCGAACGCATACAGGAGAGAAACCGTTTGCCTGTGAACAATGTGCCAAAGCTTTTAAAACGGGTTCCCAAATGAAAATTCACCAGCGAATACATACAGGAGACAAACCGTACAAATGTGACCAGTGTGATAAAATTTTTACTCAGAGGTGCCATCTGCATAAACATAAGCGAAAGATGCATCCGAACTTTTATGAAGTGAAGGTAGGGTATTAA